In the Flagellimonas sp. MMG031 genome, one interval contains:
- the merTP gene encoding mercuric transport protein MerTP → MKKTRIPNQGIFAGLFSAIVASLCCITPVLALFSGATGIAATFSWIEPYRPILIGLTFSILGFAWYRLTKPLPQNSNCVCGDDKPKFIQSKTFLFLVTIFAGFMLAFPYYSHLFYPNSNIEKQVFYVSERNVGELNYSIQGMTCAGCEAHIEHEVNQLEGILEVNADYGTSRTFVKYDKGTVTPDEIKTAIGKTGYKIME, encoded by the coding sequence ATGAAAAAGACGAGAATCCCCAACCAAGGTATTTTTGCTGGCCTTTTCTCGGCGATTGTGGCCTCTCTATGTTGTATCACCCCAGTATTGGCATTGTTTTCGGGCGCCACAGGTATAGCTGCGACCTTTTCTTGGATAGAGCCGTACAGGCCAATTTTAATAGGCCTGACCTTTTCAATCCTTGGATTTGCCTGGTACAGGCTAACAAAACCACTCCCACAAAATAGTAATTGTGTTTGTGGGGATGACAAACCTAAATTCATCCAATCCAAAACATTTCTATTTTTGGTGACCATTTTTGCTGGTTTCATGTTGGCTTTTCCATATTACTCACATTTATTTTATCCCAATTCAAATATTGAGAAACAGGTCTTTTATGTATCCGAAAGAAATGTAGGTGAGTTGAACTATTCAATCCAGGGGATGACCTGTGCAGGTTGTGAAGCCCATATCGAACACGAAGTCAATCAATTGGAGGGTATTTTGGAAGTTAATGCGGACTATGGTACATCCAGGACTTTTGTAAAGTATGACAAGGGTACGGTAACGCCAGACGAAATAAAGACCGCCATTGGTAAGACAGGTTACAAAATCATGGAGTAA
- a CDS encoding metalloregulator ArsR/SmtB family transcription factor — MKLEVSCTRAEADHQQIIRCKESLNSNTDSIEDISRLMALAGNEVRFKILFLLQKEFELCPCDFADILEMSVPAVSQHLRKMKDAKIIGARREGQTIFYHISKKNESFFAAILTNVQSKRKIA, encoded by the coding sequence ATGAAACTCGAAGTTAGCTGTACCAGAGCAGAAGCAGACCATCAACAAATCATTCGTTGTAAAGAAAGTCTGAACAGCAATACTGATTCCATAGAGGACATAAGTAGATTGATGGCACTTGCAGGTAATGAAGTTCGTTTCAAAATATTGTTCTTATTGCAAAAGGAGTTTGAGTTATGCCCCTGTGACTTTGCAGATATTTTGGAAATGAGTGTTCCCGCTGTTTCACAACATTTACGTAAAATGAAGGATGCTAAGATCATTGGTGCACGCAGGGAGGGCCAGACCATATTTTATCACATTTCAAAGAAGAATGAATCATTTTTTGCCGCCATTTTAACCAATGTACAATCCAAAAGAAAAATTGCATAA
- a CDS encoding DUF4382 domain-containing protein, with protein sequence MKPFLKNVGITMGIAIMMFSCSKDNENGNPESETYSTTYKITDAPVDNAEIDAVFVTVSDVKVDGTSLEGFNKTTFDLSALVNGQTKTLGNLQMEAGSYSNIELVLDYDTDMDGNAPGCYVEMADGTKDKIESTSQSIDITDGFEVFATNTNEIIIDFDLRKTVKEEQGTLESDFNFVTASELSAGLRTVNKEATGEIKGTVNDAENTSDKIVVYAYEKGTYNAEVETQGQGESNIRFANAVTSAEVGGINNSYSLNFLKTGEYELIFVSYTQDGNQFYFNSTLEVESTTGLDLGALQVTSALQLSANVTVTGTSSL encoded by the coding sequence ATGAAACCTTTTTTGAAGAATGTTGGTATTACAATGGGAATAGCAATCATGATGTTCTCTTGTAGTAAGGATAATGAAAATGGAAATCCAGAAAGTGAAACCTACAGTACAACCTACAAAATCACGGATGCGCCCGTGGACAATGCCGAAATCGATGCTGTCTTCGTTACAGTTTCCGATGTTAAAGTGGATGGCACCTCTTTAGAGGGCTTCAACAAGACCACATTCGATCTTTCCGCATTGGTAAACGGACAGACCAAGACCTTGGGCAACCTCCAAATGGAAGCCGGTTCCTATAGCAATATCGAATTGGTATTGGACTATGATACCGACATGGACGGCAATGCTCCCGGATGTTACGTGGAAATGGCCGATGGAACGAAGGACAAGATCGAATCCACTTCGCAATCCATTGACATTACCGATGGTTTTGAAGTATTTGCAACCAATACCAATGAAATCATCATTGATTTTGACCTGAGAAAGACCGTTAAGGAAGAACAGGGAACTTTGGAAAGTGACTTCAACTTTGTGACCGCTTCTGAACTCAGTGCTGGCCTACGAACGGTAAATAAAGAGGCTACAGGTGAAATCAAGGGTACTGTCAACGATGCGGAGAACACATCGGACAAAATCGTAGTATATGCCTATGAAAAGGGTACGTACAATGCAGAAGTTGAAACCCAGGGACAGGGCGAGAGCAATATCCGATTTGCCAATGCCGTTACCAGTGCCGAAGTGGGAGGCATCAACAATTCCTACAGTCTTAACTTTCTGAAAACTGGTGAATACGAGCTGATCTTTGTGTCCTACACTCAGGATGGCAACCAATTCTATTTCAATTCCACCTTGGAAGTGGAATCCACCACAGGACTGGATCTTGGGGCCCTCCAAGTGACCTCTGCACTGCAATTGAGTGCCAATGTCACCGTAACCGGAACATCGTCATTATAG
- a CDS encoding membrane metalloprotease, translating to MKRILYIIGIDRKMVQIILIALVMSNCSSDGSSGERGQSQEAPMDNSANLRSVGDSSQDLLDDGDFDRLYVELFYIEGLQPSSETIAGFKTFLENRLNKPAGIAIELFPLSSPGQASYTISDVRDIEDDIRTAYNESSILKVFGIFLDGEYAENTDEGSVLGVAYRNTSFVLFSDTIREFSGQPLSPSTTVLERTVLDHEFGHLMGLVNAGTPLQSEHQDTEHGRHCTTENCLMYWTAETGEGLVNMISGGSIPELDQACLQDLRAHGGK from the coding sequence ATGAAAAGAATATTGTATATAATTGGAATTGATCGAAAAATGGTGCAAATCATATTGATTGCATTGGTGATGTCAAACTGTTCTTCGGATGGGTCGTCCGGTGAAAGGGGACAATCCCAAGAAGCACCAATGGATAACAGTGCAAACCTTCGTTCTGTGGGGGATTCGTCACAAGATCTATTGGACGATGGAGACTTTGACCGCTTATATGTGGAGCTATTTTATATCGAGGGGCTCCAGCCCAGTTCGGAAACCATAGCAGGTTTTAAAACTTTTCTGGAAAATCGTTTGAACAAACCAGCGGGCATTGCCATCGAATTGTTCCCTTTGTCCTCCCCAGGACAGGCCAGCTACACCATTTCCGATGTGCGGGATATTGAGGATGATATCAGAACGGCCTATAATGAAAGCTCGATTTTAAAGGTGTTCGGGATTTTCCTGGACGGGGAGTATGCTGAAAATACGGATGAAGGTTCGGTATTGGGTGTGGCCTATAGAAATACCTCTTTTGTACTTTTCTCGGATACGATTCGTGAGTTCAGTGGGCAACCCTTATCACCCAGTACTACGGTTTTGGAACGTACGGTGCTCGACCATGAGTTTGGGCACCTGATGGGCCTGGTCAATGCAGGAACTCCTTTGCAGAGCGAACATCAGGATACGGAACATGGCCGGCATTGTACCACAGAGAATTGTCTGATGTACTGGACGGCGGAAACCGGTGAGGGCCTTGTCAATATGATCAGTGGCGGGAGTATTCCGGAGCTTGACCAGGCTTGCCTGCAAGATTTGCGCGCCCATGGTGGGAAATAG
- the ssb gene encoding single-stranded DNA-binding protein, with protein MSNFRNHVQLIGNVGEDPKITLLDGGRKVARFPMATNEYYTNSQGEKIQNTDWHQVVAWGKTADILEKYTAKGSEIGVQGKIKTRSYTTEDGNQRYVTEIEADEVLLLGSKPAQEDSEPKTPKSKSAKRASTKKDA; from the coding sequence ATGAGCAATTTCAGAAATCATGTGCAATTAATCGGAAATGTGGGGGAAGACCCCAAGATCACCCTCCTCGATGGAGGACGCAAAGTGGCCCGTTTTCCCATGGCCACCAATGAGTACTACACCAACAGCCAAGGTGAAAAGATCCAGAACACGGACTGGCACCAGGTCGTGGCCTGGGGCAAGACCGCCGATATCCTCGAAAAGTACACCGCCAAGGGCAGTGAGATCGGCGTACAAGGAAAAATAAAGACCCGTTCCTATACCACCGAGGACGGCAACCAGCGCTACGTGACGGAAATCGAGGCCGATGAAGTGCTGCTATTGGGCTCCAAACCTGCCCAAGAGGACAGCGAACCAAAGACCCCTAAGTCCAAAAGCGCTAAAAGGGCATCCACCAAAAAGGATGCATAG
- a CDS encoding DUF6876 family protein, producing METNIQHLEKELSQFCGSQQIFTLPLCRTRYTEGIQYLAQTANAFWLLTDASVMGKSLRDKSRFITIDFKRYTPSEVETHGYDAAITYTDGNGTVLAKQQYHFTDFPLEQIRLLFCGQYPPIALRILKWSRGCPNNPLEHPLFHFS from the coding sequence ATGGAAACAAACATCCAACACCTCGAAAAAGAGCTAAGTCAGTTTTGCGGCTCACAACAGATTTTTACCCTTCCCCTCTGCCGAACACGGTACACCGAGGGCATCCAATACCTCGCCCAGACCGCCAATGCCTTTTGGCTGCTGACAGATGCCTCTGTGATGGGCAAGAGCCTAAGGGACAAAAGCCGATTTATCACCATTGACTTTAAACGCTATACCCCATCAGAAGTGGAAACCCACGGCTATGATGCCGCAATCACCTACACCGATGGCAATGGTACCGTACTTGCCAAACAGCAATACCATTTCACGGATTTTCCCTTGGAACAAATCCGACTCCTTTTTTGTGGACAATACCCTCCTATTGCCCTCCGAATATTAAAATGGTCGAGGGGATGCCCAAATAACCCTCTGGAACATCCCCTCTTTCATTTTTCCTAA
- a CDS encoding JAB domain-containing protein produces MTAKVNEIKISYKEHARISEAPQLTSSRDVAALLHHNWDADTLALKESFKILLLNNSNRVKGTYQVSDGSITGTVVDLRILFAVVLKTLSVAIILAHNHPSGNLKPSQPDKQLTQKIKRAAELFDIKVLDHVIIVPNGDYFSFADNGML; encoded by the coding sequence ATGACAGCTAAAGTTAACGAAATAAAAATCAGCTACAAGGAGCATGCCCGAATTTCAGAAGCTCCACAATTGACCTCTTCCCGGGATGTGGCCGCACTTTTGCACCACAATTGGGATGCCGATACCCTGGCCCTCAAGGAATCCTTTAAAATCCTTTTGCTCAACAACTCCAATCGGGTCAAGGGTACCTATCAAGTCTCGGATGGGAGCATCACGGGTACCGTGGTGGACCTCCGCATCCTATTTGCCGTGGTGCTCAAGACCTTGAGCGTTGCCATTATCCTTGCCCATAACCACCCCTCGGGCAACCTAAAACCCAGCCAGCCCGATAAACAGCTGACCCAAAAAATCAAACGGGCTGCTGAACTCTTCGATATCAAAGTGCTCGATCACGTCATTATCGTACCCAATGGGGACTACTTCAGTTTTGCGGATAATGGTATGCTGTGA
- a CDS encoding BfmA/BtgA family mobilization protein, with product MGTESFRNIRFKKDTAKRFQSFSRMYYKTHTLALAGMLDFFRYNEISPHENLGKRMGLIMDFLQKFRDFTAKRNNATIAIIKDLEKHGVMPTKAMMELLFEGGPTSSTQKHGDIPKAELIIPEVQGMDLDTEFALLEERKQRQLLEQELAQLKTMINEQLLNRVKVIRPALGAPRLQLEMTLSEWNAFQEHFKIP from the coding sequence ATGGGAACTGAAAGTTTTCGCAACATACGCTTCAAAAAGGACACCGCCAAAAGGTTCCAGTCCTTTTCGCGCATGTACTACAAGACCCATACCCTAGCCCTTGCTGGGATGCTAGATTTCTTTAGGTACAATGAAATCTCCCCTCACGAAAACCTCGGAAAGCGTATGGGCCTAATTATGGATTTCCTCCAAAAGTTCCGCGACTTTACCGCCAAACGCAACAATGCCACCATCGCCATCATCAAGGACCTAGAAAAACACGGTGTCATGCCCACCAAGGCGATGATGGAACTGCTCTTTGAAGGAGGACCAACCTCCTCAACCCAAAAGCATGGCGATATCCCTAAAGCTGAATTAATCATTCCCGAAGTCCAAGGCATGGACCTCGATACCGAATTTGCCCTGCTCGAAGAACGCAAACAGCGCCAACTGCTGGAACAGGAACTGGCCCAGCTTAAAACAATGATCAACGAGCAGCTCCTTAATCGGGTCAAGGTCATACGCCCGGCACTCGGTGCTCCCCGCCTCCAATTGGAGATGACCCTTTCCGAATGGAACGCCTTTCAAGAACATTTTAAAATACCATAG
- the mobB gene encoding MobB family relaxase yields the protein MYITITRQHLGETFSQSAADFVDYLEKENKALTPEQQEPFFNQQQDHIDPKTVVKEIDNNTDRLKQSEPKFYSLTINPSQRELAAIQNDPEKLKAYVREVMKDYAASFYRKEPVKVEQLKYFAKIERERTYSGRDREIRENRPYRAQIAKLQNDLAKVNRGALQGNPKHIQRDIDRLYKQMPHKLDGKPIEEGMQKPGSQTHVHIVMSRKDITNKYSLSPGSSYRESEAKLHGQTVKRGFRRDEFFEKAEKTFDRMFKYNRNYVESYNARKTLDKDPKAYFSKIMGLPASKRAMALKLLSKTGAKVPLPNIPTSKVAIARKTIARLQKAASVARKASSIEI from the coding sequence ATGTACATCACTATTACACGACAACATCTCGGGGAAACCTTTTCCCAAAGTGCAGCAGATTTTGTGGACTATCTGGAAAAGGAAAACAAGGCACTCACCCCCGAACAGCAGGAACCTTTTTTTAACCAGCAACAAGACCATATCGACCCCAAGACCGTGGTCAAGGAAATCGATAACAATACCGACCGCCTCAAACAAAGCGAGCCCAAGTTCTACTCCCTGACCATCAATCCCAGTCAACGGGAACTGGCCGCCATCCAAAATGACCCCGAAAAGCTCAAAGCCTATGTCCGGGAGGTCATGAAGGATTATGCGGCTTCCTTCTATCGTAAAGAACCGGTCAAAGTGGAACAGCTCAAGTATTTTGCCAAGATCGAAAGAGAACGCACCTATTCCGGAAGGGACCGCGAAATCCGGGAAAACCGCCCCTATCGCGCACAGATTGCCAAACTCCAGAACGACCTGGCCAAGGTCAACCGAGGGGCGCTTCAAGGGAATCCAAAACACATCCAACGGGACATTGACCGGCTTTACAAACAGATGCCCCATAAATTGGATGGGAAACCCATCGAAGAGGGAATGCAAAAACCGGGTTCCCAAACTCATGTGCATATCGTGATGAGCCGCAAGGATATCACCAACAAATACAGTCTCTCACCAGGGAGCAGCTATCGGGAATCGGAGGCCAAACTCCATGGGCAGACCGTGAAACGGGGGTTCCGTAGGGATGAGTTTTTTGAGAAGGCCGAAAAAACCTTTGACCGGATGTTTAAATACAACCGCAACTATGTGGAATCCTATAATGCCCGGAAGACCCTGGACAAAGACCCAAAGGCCTATTTCTCCAAAATCATGGGACTGCCCGCCTCCAAAAGGGCCATGGCCCTCAAATTGCTGTCCAAGACAGGGGCCAAAGTACCCCTGCCCAACATTCCGACCAGTAAGGTGGCCATCGCCCGGAAGACCATCGCCCGATTGCAAAAGGCCGCATCAGTAGCCCGAAAGGCCAGTTCCATTGAAATTTAA